AGACTGCAAGttatatcaataaataatttatggaATAAAAACACAACATAAGTTAAAGTTTAGGACTTAAGGTTGGACTTCTCTATCAGATTTGCCGTTGATAGTTGGGGTCAGTTTTCAAGTTTAAAAGTAAGATTGTTAGAGTAAAAGAATGCTTtttagccatatggatgagtaaTTATATACCCCAGTAATTAAATTTGAGAAGGGTTTAAGAGAATCtggaaaaaataataaacatttcagTGAAAATGTAGTTCTTTTACACTTCTGTAATGTTATTTGAGCActggttttttttattttaaacctCAATGGTCTGTAAGTTACATTAAAAAAATTCGTAAATCATGATCCCTATTTTATCAGTTATAAGTGTTTTTTGTAACTATGTATTGGTAGGTTTTACTTAGCTCTTAACAGAGTACAAACTATCCGTCATCACCTTTCGAATTTCCAATGGCTTCTACATAAACTTATACTTTTACCTATGAATAATGAATTCTGACTCATTTTACAGCACAAAGATCACATTGTCAGTTTAATTTTGTATGGATTTATGAATGTAAGTATTATTGAGAGAGTTCAAAACTACGAAGGGACAGTTTTCTTATTGTATCTAGTTTTCTTTGATTCATTTAGTTTTGAAGTAAGCAATCCCCTCTTTGAAAACTATTCATATGTTTATTGTTCGTAAAAAAGCACACTAGTCAGGCATTGTTAAATGTGCTCAGTGAAATCTTGGCGAAAAACAGTAAAGCATAAGTGTATAGAATGCACAAAACCGATATTTATTTAAGATGAATCCAAGACAGCAATTTTTGCAGttatgacaaatatgttccaAGTATTACAAATGAGGCACTATGACAACAAATACAATCAAGATAATAAATTACACAGCCTCCAAATATGGTGCTTCTTACTAAAAAGTTTATTAAACACAGGACTGAAATAATCCGGAAATTACAAAAAAGGGCTAAACAAAACAAGGTAAAATGAACAACTAGAGTAAAAGGCACCTGTTAATTAAAATGCAAAAGACTAAATGACCATGGCTAAATGTCATTATGTTTAGGTCACAAAGTGGAAAAGAGTCAGATACAAGATTAACTATAGTTTGGACGTAAAGAATTAGTTTAACATTAATGAATCAATGAGGAAGGGAACACATTAAGTATATATGGGAAGGAGGAAATGATAAATCATATACAGGATAGGGCCTGCATAACGCAAACAATCTGTGCATATTTAAAACAACGGATGAGCGGAcagaggatatatatatatatatatatatatatatatatagagagagagagagagagagagagagatggacaaagatgaatgatggcttataatacttgtgacttaaagcACAGGATGCCCATATGTCAGTAAGAGGTTGATAAATTTCAGACCTAAACgtctatgggaagattcaaacaaacaatacaaaatgaatttggaTTGATAGATATAACAAGATTTCTAACTCTTAAAGAGTCGTGGCACAGATACAACTTTAAGGTTCCCATCGGATTCCCTTTACGAGACACCTTTACTAGGATGATTGGCAAtgttccatggtgtaggattaggttggaagaaagctaggggcggccagaccaaaacgtggcaaaaatccatgaagtcactaacaattggactgggccatgttggtaggtgtagactacctggttgggattcgcgagatgatagcaaccgatggttagagaccttgaatgatatggctcaaaatcgtttgcaatagcgaaggtgcatccactctttgtgttctaccaaattctaaccttttgaattcttcatgtccctatcctttttctctttccaaatttatttcactggattatactccttcaataacatcttcaaaccctattctttcacataatgcttatactcttactacttctaccaatataggatttgaatcgataacttCATCTCGGTGCtaatttggtatggcaactcgaactgatgtacgtacgtacgaagttctatgttgtgactgactgactgatgattGGCCggtctttttttttctttctctttatATGAATGGTTTATTTACATGAATTGATTGTTTATAATCAATACTGTACACTTGAATTAACGAAAGTATTTGGTGAATTCtctaattttgaataaaatatggTTGCCAAGTTACATATGGTTTTGAGTTCAAAGTACTACGGTAAAACAACCAATAAACGGTCATTTTTTCCGAATTGCGTACTTGATTCTACCTGTTCACTCATTCCTCTAATATAGACTACGTTAGGAAGAGGTTATTTGAAAAAGGAAATATTCTGAGATAGATCGGTTGATTGACTACTTACCAAGCAGTTATTTCAAAAAAATCTATTCCCCCCATAAATTTGGATAACtcaataagaagacgaagattgtGAGTTATGTGGTGCATTAGTCGGGTCAGGTTTAGTATCCGTTTTCTAATGTCCAATGTCTGGGTGATATCAAGCGTTTTTTGGCATATTTCTGTTCATTTAGTGGGTGACTATTACATATAAGAGCACAAATTTCTACTGAGCATTTCAATTCAAGCTCTAATTTTCACTCCATTTGCTTTTTTCGTACGCTAAATTGTGATGCGTTACAATAGCGCGTTAGTAGAAAATAAATGTGAGTAGCTTCAgatgattgaaatgaaatcccCTGTGAAAATTCTACTCTTACATTCCAGTACTCACCCACTAAGTGAATGGAAATATACTCGAAAAATGCTATATTTTGAACTTCTATTGGAAAATGAAAAACGGATAGGCAACCTCGTACTACTAGCGCAAcatattttgaacaatctgaccacatatatatacttaataTGCGATATTTGGTTGACATCGTACTGATCTGTAACAAAACGAAGGATATGAATTGTTTATTAGATATAACATAACGCTCACTAAAACTACATCGACCTTTCACATAAAGGGAACAACAACCAGTTTTCTTTTCTAGATATGTGAAGAAAAGATGGATCAACTGAGCTAAGTGTTTTCAGAAAGTCAACTTGGACGGGCCAGTGTCATAGTTTTATAGTTATTACTTAGTACGATGCGAAATGAGATTGATAGACAGCCTATTTAATTGGATTGACCGTATTTGTACAAATGATACCGTTGAAGACTAAGTGAGCCTATTATTAAAACActgatggatagtggttatctCCTAAGATTCATAAGTCAATAGAAAGGTCACAGTATTGTGAGACCTACTATACATTTGGCACCATAAAAGCATGTCTACATTACTGTATTATTCAGAGGTGAGTCGACATAAACTTGTGTTGAAACAAAGGCTCAAAGTAGTTGTGAGTAAAACATACGACGTAGTAAAGATCAGTATCCCACAAAAAACAAGGTCCAGAGTTTATCAATGggtttcaatagttgtctaaccaAGGTCAGTCATTGATGTCAACCAAAAATCTCAGTAGTCCCCCATACTTATAAAGCCTATTGCTCGGTTTCATATTGAAATGTTTTAGTTCTGTACctatcaaaattgaaaaactgCAGTGCCTTACAGCCATGCATGCCATTTATTCAGAATCTCAAGACCTATAGCAGATAATCTGAAATTCTGATTGGAGGTTCGAAGAAAACTCATGGACTATCGATTATGTAACAAGGGTAAGTAGATTCATTCCTAGCATTGTAGGCACAAGCACagaattgagattatgaattgGAAAAAACTTACTGTACATGTTACACAACTAATTTATCTTAAACGAAATCTATCAGAATAGGATATCAACAAACATAATCTGACCACTGATTTATAAAcaagtttattttaaaagtttgatTTAAGCAATTTCATCTCCATAAATGTCAAGTACTCTAATTATCTTCAAATGATGAATGGTTAACAGAGCGAAAACTAATAAGAGaagtagttgaaagcgtgagtgctctggcgcgagactgataggtcctgagtttgaatcccgcgaggcgaggttgtggatgcgcactgttgaggagtcccacaataggacaaaatggccatctagtgcttccatgtttttcctggtggtctagcttcaattgattcacgctttcaactatgaaaatactaaatctccacaaaaaccccttctgataataataagttatttttacCTATCTAAACTATTATATAATCAGTCATATTTATGCCTAATTATActaaataattattactgttatcttTCTTATGACTTTCAATCTGTTGTTTTAACCTTCGATGATAGTCATATACACGTACGCACAAAATCTCATTCAAGTGCAATTCATATCTAGGCATATAGACCGATGGCTATATTGAAACTAAATCAATAGAGTTCAGTTAGCATCAAGGACTAAGTACGAATGATATTGACCACTATCCAGTGATTAAtctttgtaaacaactcagtcCTACAGGCGATTTATTGCTGCCTGGACAATTCTATAATAACTTCTCAGACTATGAAACTGGAAGATGAAAGTTCAAATTTCACAAGAAGCATAAATTCCCTTAAGATTATTGGTAAATTATTCTGAAGAGAGATTAGCACAATATCTATGTTCAAGGTTTCCTACTAAGTACCTCCAACAGCTTAATAGTACAAATATTATAACATATGTCCTGTTTTCCGCTTATATTCAGTTATCACATATACTAAAATAATTCAGTGTTTATTTTATCAGGTTGAGTTTATACAGACTTGAATTTAAGGGTACGACCAGTAGCTTATCAGTTAGTTGATAGTCAAATTAACAATGAattaatcattttgttttatttttgatttACTTAGCTTAGTCAGTAGATATTCAGATAGGTTACTTAAAAGAAACTAGTTTGAATTTTGATTTTAACTGTTGTCCAATGGAAGGTTCTAACTTAGTCATATATCTATGTCAAAGAAGACAGTCGACATAGGAGTATATGCATTTGTAtgataatgaatataataatagCGGTTCCTTTGATTCGGTAATTAATTCAGTTACTCATCTGAAATACAGTATAATCTTAACATGTTAAGCAGCTCAACAGTTCCTGTCTGACTTACTTAAATTTCATTCAAACCCAGACATTCATACAAATCTACGTTAAAATGTCTTTATTATCCTTTATTTCCAACATGTTTTTTCCTGACTGAATTCATTCTACAAGTTAATTATTTTACAACCTAGCTCTTTAATCCATGGATGTATTTCTTGCCTATTTTCTAGAATAAAACAAGTTGTTTCCTTGTTAATCTCTTAACTTTAATTCTTCATATTTACTGAACAAGTCGCTAGCTAAAGTGAGTCCGTGGCTTAATGAACAACGTCTTATTAGTTACAGAGAGATACCAGAAGATCaacaataaaatacaaatatattcaatTAACAAGTCCcaagtgggacgaaacgcgtatcTTATGATTATAATGTTAAGTATTTTCTAGGAATAGCATATACTTATGTCTACCAAcaatatagatatatacttGCTGGAACATGACTTCAATGTCCGCCATAAGACCTATTAGTCGTTGCCGAAACCTAGTGAATACGTCTACTAAATTATTGACTAAATTAGGTCCAGAATAAAGATTCTCGTTTAAAGACGTTTCAGCATACTTAGCTGCACAATCAAACACTATTCTTAACTTGTTAAGCTTCTTGGGATGGAAGACAGGGTGATGAGGAAGATACCGAATTCGTCCATCAACGTGGTTATCGTTTACCTTTCCTGCGTAATCTCGTTCTATGTAACGATTCATGGCGCtcgcatatatacatatagtagCAACCCTTCAGTAAATCTACATCTAAAAGGCTGGTCAAAATTCACAAAagttatgaaaattaataatcacCATCCTCATACATTAACTCATTATCCACATTGGTATTAATGATTACGAAAACTTGGTTAGATTCAGTCTGcgattaatattattactaccactactactaccatgAAGTGAAACATTAATATCTTATGGAAAGACCTAGGCAAAAAGTAATGGTTATAATGATACAATTTTGGTAAATATATGCATTTATTGTTAATAGCTAAGATTATCTTTCTTTTAACAAAAACACCTATTCTTGTTTCTTATTTCAGGCttgaaaagaaatgaaataaagaTGTAAATTATCAGagagaaataaagaaaaaaagaggtTGGAGGTAAGATTAGGTTGGGCAAATTTATTAATTCATAttcttgataataataataaataaatgaacttggTTTGTTGTTGATGTCATGTATAGGACTAGTAAGATAAATGGGTGACTAGATAATTCAGTACAGAAATAtcctcataataataataataataagagtaatAGACATGACAAGAATATAATTAATTGGATAAGCAATTTCAGTAAATAGTTTTAGAAGCATTTACGGTGAACAATACCCGGACCAGATTCATCATATTCTTGTTTGGAAATCCACATCTGTTGGAATGTAGACAATGACGCCAAAATAGAACCACCAATCCAAACGGAATATTTACGCTCAGGTGGAGCAACTATCTTGATCTTCATTGTGCTCGGTGCCAATGCTGTGATCTCTTTCTGCATACGATCAGCAATACCTGGGAACATTGTCGTACCACCTGACAACACAGTGTTCGCGTACAGATCTTTACGAATGTCCACATCACACTTCATGATTGAGTTGAATGTGGTCTCATGAACACCAGCAGATTCCATACCCAAGAAACTTGGTTGGAATAACGCCTCAGGACAACGGAATCGTTCGTTACCGATCGTGATCACCTGACCATCAGGCAGTTCATAACTCTTCTCCAGAGATGAGCTGGATGCGGCAGTGGCCATTTCCTGTTCAAAGTCAAGAGCCACATAACGCAGTTTCTCCTTGATGTCACGCACGATTTCTCGCTCAAAAGGGTCGTGAAACTGTAACCNNNNNNNNNNNNNNNNNNNNNNNNNNNNNNNNNNNNNNNNNNNNNNNNNNNNNNNNNNNNNNNNNNNNNNNNNNNNNNNNNNNNNNNNNNNNNNNNNNNNNNNNNNNNNNNNNNNNNNNNNNNNNNNNNNNNNNNNNNNNNNNNNNNNNNNNNNNNNNNNNNNNNNNNNNNNNNNNNNNNNNNNNNNNNNNNNNNNNNNNGGAAGTGTGTCCACCATCACCAGAGCCAACACAATACCAGTTGTACGACCCGATGCATCCAGTGACAGTACAGCTTGGATGCCGACGTACATGGCTGGTGTGTTGAATGTCTCAAACATGATTTGGGTCATCTTCTCACGATTGGCTTTCGGATTCAATGGAGCTTCGGTCAACAGGACAGGGTGTTCTTCTGGAGCCACACGCAATTCATTGTAGAATGTGTGATGCCAGATCTTCTCCATGTCATCCCAGTTCGTCACAATACCGTGTTCGATTGGGTATTTCAGTGTGAGAATACCACGTTTCGATTGTGCTTCATCACCGACGTAGCTGTCTTTCTGACCCATACCAACCATCACACCCTGAGAGATAGGGAGAGAAAGACAGAGAGAAATAGGCATTAAA
This genomic interval from Schistosoma mansoni strain Puerto Rico chromosome W, complete genome contains the following:
- a CDS encoding putative actin yields the protein MADEEVQALVVDNGSGMCKAGFAGDDAPRAVFPSIVGRPRHQGVMVGMGQKDSYVGDEAQSKRGILTLKYPIEHGIVTNWDDMEKIWHHTFYNELRVAPEEHPVLLTEAPLNPKANREKMTQIMFETFNTPAXXXXXXXLQFHDPFEREIVRDIKEKLRYVALDFEQEMATAASSSSLEKSYELPDGQVITIGNERFRCPEALFQPSFLGMESAGVHETTFNSIMKCDVDIRKDLYANTVLSGGTTMFPGIADRMQKEITALAPSTMKIKIVAPPERKYSVWIGGSILASLSTFQQMWISKQEYDESGPGIVHRKCF